In one bacterium genomic region, the following are encoded:
- a CDS encoding outer membrane protein assembly factor BamD: PIPLSRARNAHRPAPRARPDIEETSVLDIAANAALRRADPDEAPLAFDGTNVDPIIGRIPMPDLPAPVPHRPVLWMLRQIKRGFVLAAIAWIAILGVKQAIRTVSPPEPLPVAVPLPPTAPEEIADVREANERLAEARRALALADFGGGVKALADLAADRPASPAGRKAMLTLAATYRYQLAEPENAVAWYRRFLETNPDAKETPATMARLGDYFVALGRPAEAREIFMQLLERFPGDPRYAPVARRVLEAYR; this comes from the coding sequence CCCATCCCCTTGTCGCGCGCCCGGAACGCGCATCGCCCCGCTCCCCGCGCGAGGCCGGACATCGAGGAAACCTCCGTCCTTGATATCGCCGCCAATGCGGCGTTGCGGCGCGCGGATCCGGACGAGGCGCCGCTTGCCTTTGACGGCACGAACGTCGACCCCATCATCGGGCGCATCCCGATGCCCGATCTGCCCGCGCCCGTGCCGCATCGGCCGGTGCTGTGGATGCTGCGCCAGATCAAGCGCGGCTTCGTGCTCGCGGCGATCGCCTGGATCGCGATCCTCGGGGTGAAGCAGGCGATACGAACCGTGAGCCCACCCGAACCGCTGCCCGTCGCGGTGCCGCTGCCGCCGACGGCGCCCGAAGAGATCGCGGACGTGCGCGAGGCCAATGAGCGGCTCGCCGAGGCCCGGCGCGCGCTGGCCCTGGCGGACTTCGGTGGAGGCGTCAAGGCTCTCGCGGATCTGGCCGCCGACAGGCCCGCGTCGCCCGCGGGACGCAAGGCGATGCTGACGCTCGCGGCGACGTATCGCTACCAGCTTGCCGAGCCGGAAAACGCGGTCGCCTGGTACCGGCGCTTCCTCGAAACCAACCCCGACGCGAAGGAGACGCCCGCGACGATGGCGCGCCTTGGCGACTATTTCGTCGCACTCGGCCGGCCGGCCGAAGCCCGCGAGATCTTTATGCAGCTTCTCGAACGCTTCCCGGGCGATCCGCGTTACGCCCCTGTCGCTCGCCGCGTGCTCGAGGCGTATCGGTGA